One genomic window of Bactrocera dorsalis isolate Fly_Bdor chromosome 4, ASM2337382v1, whole genome shotgun sequence includes the following:
- the LOC105230435 gene encoding zinc finger protein 329 isoform X7, producing the protein MESICRLCFQPAALFQVPGYNIPTCVKCSEHLTANGFYPSVRGGGSGGGAGGSSAVDTQNLANVAAVAAQLSNNVAAAAGNNNVAAVNALAQQLQQQHQQQQQQQQQQQQQQQQQHQLQSTSSSESLHSSSEITEKVDSIFNEEGSCPLCNKTFSRKSSLLTHIRNHAAERKFVCNFCNKGFTQAANLRNHERIHTNDRPYVCVDCGKQFTQITNLNNHRRLHTGERPFVCIEPECGRSFAQVTNLNNHMKTHHKVQQYCCNQCPKKFTQVTSLNQHLQAHAGITGYYCPRCPDKTFKQQSQLHTHMKSHGMAFPYECTKCDEKFLQQAHLDQHLKMHDEFKYKCDTCPSSFNQETLLKKHVQRHLEGRYLTCPVANCNEAFAVRQHLSKHLLTNHAHNELPPPKRSKKSITLQSPQQPLAMIGQPLSIQHTVGQRGRPRKNKEPLNPPIKVEINEPLHNQHVISNASGLSIQQQLSQHMQQQQQQQQQQQLHQQQQQQHQLLAHQVKARFIPTK; encoded by the exons ATGGAAAGCATCTGTAGATTGTGCTTTCAACCAGCAGCG CTGTTCCAAGTACCCGGATATAATATACCCACCTGTGTTAAGTGCTCCGAACATCTAACCGCTAACGGTTTCTATCCATCAGTACGTGGCGGCGGATCTGGCGGTGGTGCTGGTGGCTCTAGTGCTGTGGATACGCAAAATTTGGCAAATGTCGCCGCAGTCGCAGCGCAACTAAGCAATAACGTGGCTGCAGCTGCTGGCAACAACAACGTTGCTGCTGTCAACGCTTTGGcacaacaattgcaacagcaacatcaacaacagcaacagcaacaacagcagcagcagcaacaacaacagcaacaacatcaattACAATCAACAAGTTCTTCCGAAAGTTTACATTCATCATCTGAGATTACAGAGAAG GTGGACTCGATTTTCAACGAGGAGGGGTCCTGTCCGCTCTGCAACAAGACCTTCTCGCGCAAATCTTCATtactcacacacatacgcaaTCACGCAGCGGAGCGGAAGTTCGtttgtaatttttgcaataaag GTTTTACACAGGCGGCCAATTTGCGCAATCACGAACGCATCCACACAAACGATCGtccgtatgtgtgtgtggattgTGGCAAGCAGTTTACACAG ATCACAAACTTGAATAATCATCGGCGTTTGCACACTGGTGAACGTCCCTTCGTCTGCATCGAACCCGAGTGTGGACGCTCGTTTGCGCAG GTGACCAATCTGAACAATCACATGAAGACGCACCACAAAGTACAGCAATACTGTTGCAATCAATGTCCgaagaagttcacacaagtcaCCTCGCTCAATCAGCATCTGCAAGCGCACGCTGGCATCACCGGCTACTACTGTCCACGCTGTCCGGACAAGACGTTCAAGCAGCAATCACAGCTGCACACACATATGAAGTCGCACGGCATGGCCTTCCCGTACGAGTGCACCAAATGCGATGAGAAATTCCTGCAGCAGGCACATCTCGATCAGCACCTGAAGATGCACGATGAGTTCAAATACAAATGCGACACATGTCCCAGCTCATTCAACCAGGAGACGTTGCTCAAGAAGCACGTGCAGCGTCATTTGGAGGGCAG ATATCTCACCTGCCCGGTGGCCAATTGCAATGAAGCTTTCGCAGTGCGACAGCATTTATCCAAACATTTGCTAACCAATCACGCACACAACGAGCTGCCGCCGCCGAAGCGTTCGAAGAAATCGATAACACTGCAATCGCCGCAACAGCCGTTGGCTATGATCGGTCAGCCGCTCTCCATACAGCACACAGTCGGCCAAC GTGGCCGGCCGCGCAAGAACAAAGAACCGCTAAATCCTCCCATCAAAGTTGAGATTAACGAGCCGCTACACAATCAGCACGTCATCAGCAATGCCAGCGGCTTGtctatacaacaacaactaagccAGCatatgcagcagcagcaacaacaacagcagcaacagcaattgcatcaacaacagcaacaacaacaccaattgCTGGCCCATCAAGTGAAGGCGCGTTTCATACCGACCAAATAG